A window of the Deinococcus gobiensis I-0 genome harbors these coding sequences:
- a CDS encoding SulP family inorganic anion transporter, producing MSIPALSPPRSAFQAYVAEWLRNPRGDVLSGILVALALIPEAIAFSIIAGVDPQVGLYASFIIAIVIAFVGGRPAMISAATGAMALVMTGLVRDHGLQYLFAATILTGVLQLAFGWAGLARYLKFVPRPVMTGFVNALAILIFLAQLPQFAGEGWQMYALLALALAIIYLLPRVFRAVPSPLVAIVVVSLIAYFAHADVRTVGDMGRLPTALPLLSLPQVPLTLETLGIVFPVALTLSLVGLLESLLTAQLVDERTDTTSDKNTESRGQGIANVITGLFGGMAGCAMIGQSMINVGSGGRGRLSTFVAGVFLLLLILVMQPLLVQIPMAALVAVMIMVSIGTFDWGSLRTLARYPRGETLVMLSTVAVTVATHDLSKGVLVGVVLSALLFARQVSRLSRVSHEDAPDGTRTYHVSGQLFFVSTHDFVHGFDLDRPVTRVVIDLTGAHLWDGSAVAALDKVRSRFAARGLPVELVGLNAASETLLDRLTAGGPAGGH from the coding sequence ATGTCCATTCCGGCCCTTTCCCCGCCCCGCTCCGCCTTCCAGGCCTATGTGGCCGAGTGGCTGCGCAATCCGCGCGGCGACGTGCTGTCGGGCATTCTGGTCGCGCTGGCCCTGATCCCGGAGGCCATCGCCTTTTCCATCATCGCGGGGGTGGACCCGCAGGTCGGCCTCTACGCCTCGTTCATCATCGCCATCGTCATCGCCTTCGTGGGTGGCCGCCCCGCCATGATCAGCGCGGCCACCGGCGCGATGGCCCTGGTCATGACCGGGCTGGTGCGCGACCACGGCCTCCAGTACCTCTTCGCGGCGACCATCCTCACAGGCGTCCTGCAACTCGCCTTCGGCTGGGCGGGGCTGGCGCGCTACCTCAAGTTCGTGCCGCGCCCGGTCATGACGGGGTTCGTCAACGCGCTCGCCATCCTCATCTTCCTGGCGCAGCTGCCGCAGTTCGCGGGCGAGGGCTGGCAGATGTACGCGCTGCTGGCGCTGGCCCTGGCGATCATCTACCTGCTGCCGCGCGTGTTCCGGGCGGTGCCCAGCCCGCTGGTCGCTATCGTGGTCGTCTCGCTGATCGCGTATTTCGCCCACGCCGACGTTCGCACGGTGGGCGACATGGGCCGCCTGCCCACCGCCCTGCCGCTCCTGAGCTTGCCGCAGGTGCCCCTGACGCTGGAGACGCTGGGCATCGTCTTTCCGGTCGCGCTGACCCTTTCGCTGGTCGGCCTGCTCGAAAGCCTGCTCACGGCGCAGCTGGTCGACGAGCGCACCGACACCACCAGCGACAAGAACACCGAGTCGCGCGGTCAGGGCATCGCCAACGTCATCACGGGCCTGTTCGGCGGCATGGCGGGCTGCGCCATGATCGGCCAGAGCATGATCAACGTGGGCAGCGGCGGGCGCGGGCGGCTCTCGACCTTCGTGGCCGGGGTGTTCCTGCTGCTGCTGATCCTGGTCATGCAGCCCCTGCTCGTGCAGATTCCGATGGCGGCGCTCGTCGCCGTGATGATCATGGTCAGCATCGGTACCTTCGACTGGGGCAGCCTGCGTACCCTGGCGAGGTACCCGCGCGGCGAGACGCTCGTCATGCTCTCCACCGTGGCCGTCACCGTCGCCACCCACGACCTCTCCAAGGGCGTGCTGGTGGGCGTGGTGCTCAGTGCCCTGCTGTTCGCGCGTCAGGTCTCGCGGCTCTCGCGCGTGTCGCACGAGGACGCGCCGGACGGCACCCGCACCTACCACGTCAGCGGCCAGCTGTTCTTCGTCAGCACGCACGATTTCGTGCACGGCTTCGATCTCGACCGGCCCGTCACGCGCGTGGTCATCGACCTGACCGGCGCGCACCTGTGGGACGGCTCGGCGGTCGCGGCGCTCGACAAGGTACGTTCGCGTTTCGCTGCGCGCGGTCTGCCGGTGGAGCTCGTCGGCCTGAACGCGGCGTCCGAGACGCTGCTCGACCGCCTGACGGCGGGCGGTCCGGCGGGCGGTCACTAA
- a CDS encoding antibiotic biosynthesis monooxygenase, whose translation MASTEGGGAAQVWYVEARGGEARDRLHAFLGTLSAQPGFLGAELLLSPAQPDLALVASRWAAGPPALPLPEGARAWTFEVFAAR comes from the coding sequence GTGGCCTCGACTGAGGGCGGGGGGGCTGCCCAGGTCTGGTACGTGGAGGCCCGGGGCGGGGAGGCGCGCGACCGCCTGCACGCCTTTCTCGGCACCCTGAGCGCCCAGCCGGGCTTTCTGGGCGCCGAACTGCTCCTGAGTCCCGCGCAGCCGGACCTCGCCCTGGTGGCGAGCCGCTGGGCCGCCGGGCCGCCCGCGCTGCCGTTGCCGGAGGGCGCGCGGGCCTGGACCTTCGAGGTCTTCGCGGCGCGCTGA
- a CDS encoding metallophosphoesterase, which yields MPELAIPDPCLVVLIGAAGAGKGRFAARHFAPAEVVSRAAFGDDGAFLAALRGRLSGGRLTVADTDATRPALRAPLVALAREYDLGAAALVLDLPRPLLEDRGADPAALIAQVADLRRTLPGLAAERFGTVHLLRSPEEREAATLRRVPLPPDRRELRGPFDFIGDVHGCLPELRDLLEQLGYHENEVGTWTPPLGRTAVFLGDLSDRGPDSAGTLRLVMAMVRAGAALCVRGNHDEKLARALEGRKVSPAHGLGDTLAQLDAAEQDSGGPGLRAEVRAFLEALPAHLVLDEGRVVAAHAGLPERYQGRDSSRARRFALYGDVDGQTDDCGLPVRGDWAASYGGAALVVYGHTPHTAPRWLGRTLNLDTGCAFGGRLSALRYPELEVRSVPARARYAEPARPLPEP from the coding sequence ATGCCTGAGCTGGCGATTCCGGACCCCTGCCTCGTCGTCCTGATCGGGGCGGCGGGAGCCGGCAAGGGCCGCTTCGCCGCGCGGCATTTCGCGCCGGCCGAGGTCGTCTCCCGCGCGGCGTTCGGGGACGACGGGGCTTTTCTGGCCGCCCTGCGCGGACGCCTGTCCGGGGGGCGGCTCACCGTGGCCGACACCGACGCCACGCGCCCGGCCCTGCGCGCGCCCCTGGTGGCCCTGGCCCGCGAGTACGACCTCGGGGCCGCCGCCCTCGTGCTCGACCTGCCGCGCCCGCTGCTGGAGGACCGCGGGGCCGATCCCGCGGCCCTGATCGCGCAGGTCGCCGATCTGCGCCGCACCCTGCCGGGTCTCGCGGCCGAGCGCTTCGGGACGGTGCACCTGCTGCGCTCGCCGGAGGAGAGGGAGGCGGCGACGCTGCGGCGCGTCCCCCTGCCACCCGACCGCCGCGAGCTGCGCGGCCCCTTCGACTTCATCGGGGACGTGCACGGCTGCCTGCCTGAACTGCGTGACCTGCTGGAACAGCTGGGCTACCACGAAAATGAGGTGGGGACCTGGACCCCGCCGCTCGGCCGCACCGCCGTCTTTCTGGGTGACTTGAGCGACCGTGGCCCCGACAGCGCGGGCACGCTGCGGCTGGTGATGGCGATGGTGCGGGCCGGCGCGGCCCTGTGCGTGCGCGGCAACCACGACGAGAAACTGGCCCGCGCGCTGGAGGGCCGCAAGGTCAGTCCGGCGCACGGCCTGGGCGACACGCTAGCCCAGTTGGACGCGGCCGAACAGGACAGCGGTGGCCCTGGCCTGCGCGCCGAAGTGCGGGCCTTTCTGGAGGCGCTGCCCGCCCACCTCGTGCTGGATGAGGGCCGGGTGGTGGCCGCGCACGCCGGCCTGCCCGAGCGGTATCAGGGCCGCGACTCCTCCCGCGCGCGCAGATTCGCGCTGTACGGCGACGTGGACGGCCAGACCGACGACTGCGGCCTGCCGGTACGCGGCGACTGGGCCGCCAGCTACGGCGGCGCGGCGCTGGTGGTCTACGGCCATACTCCACACACCGCCCCGCGCTGGCTGGGCCGCACGCTGAACCTCGACACCGGCTGCGCCTTCGGCGGTCGCCTGAGCGCCCTGCGTTACCCGGAGCTGGAGGTGCGGAGCGTCCCCGCACGGGCCAGGTACGCCGAACCGGCCCGCCCACTCCCGGAGCCGTAG
- a CDS encoding peptidoglycan DD-metalloendopeptidase family protein, which translates to MPSRFLSVLLLLALSVPAQAATSYRVRSGDTLTGIAARAGVGLAQLRAANPQLRRDVVQAGRVIKIPNRRLAAARYHVRSGENLTVVARRHGLSLSELLRANPKLKAGRPVQVGTAVTIPGRVVAARLGTAAAPAVAVRRAPTPRATLRTASTGRQIVNEGRWVWPVEGYHRVTSGYGERTLEGDQEMHYGLDIAAPTGTPVLAARSGRVLESRNDAERGWGWTVVLEHPDGWITRYAHLSVNLVKAGQLVRAGQTVGRVGSTGRSTGAHLHYGTYLRWNPKDPMALYRGLD; encoded by the coding sequence ATGCCATCCAGGTTTCTGTCTGTGCTGCTGCTGCTGGCGCTGAGTGTGCCCGCGCAGGCGGCCACCTCCTACCGGGTCCGCTCCGGCGACACCCTGACCGGCATCGCCGCGCGTGCGGGAGTGGGGCTGGCGCAGCTGCGGGCCGCCAATCCGCAGCTGCGCCGCGACGTGGTGCAGGCCGGCCGGGTCATCAAGATTCCCAACCGCCGGTTGGCCGCCGCGCGCTATCACGTGCGCTCCGGCGAGAACCTGACCGTGGTGGCCCGTCGCCACGGCCTGAGCCTGAGCGAGCTGCTGCGCGCCAACCCGAAACTGAAGGCCGGGCGACCCGTGCAGGTCGGGACCGCCGTGACCATTCCGGGCCGGGTGGTCGCCGCGCGGCTGGGCACGGCCGCTGCCCCGGCCGTCGCCGTCCGCCGCGCCCCGACCCCGCGCGCCACGCTGCGCACCGCCTCGACGGGCCGCCAGATCGTGAACGAGGGCCGCTGGGTGTGGCCGGTCGAGGGCTACCACCGCGTGACCAGCGGCTACGGCGAGCGCACCCTCGAAGGCGATCAGGAGATGCACTACGGCCTGGATATCGCCGCGCCCACCGGCACGCCTGTCCTGGCGGCGCGCTCGGGCCGGGTGCTCGAATCGCGCAACGACGCCGAGCGCGGCTGGGGCTGGACGGTCGTGCTGGAGCATCCCGACGGCTGGATCACCCGGTACGCGCACCTGAGCGTCAATCTGGTCAAGGCCGGGCAGCTCGTCCGGGCGGGGCAGACGGTCGGCCGGGTCGGCAGCACCGGGCGCAGTACCGGCGCGCACCTGCACTACGGTACCTATCTGCGCTGGAACCCCAAAGACCCGATGGCCCTGTACCGTGGCCTCGACTGA
- the surE gene encoding 5'/3'-nucleotidase SurE — MTAKRPAILVVNDDGIFSPGIRALGLALAEVADVVVVAPDVEQSAVGHGITIRRPLRFKHTAAAGFGDLPAYRVDGTPADCVVLGVHLLGQPDLVVSGINLGLNLGDDLTHSGTVAAAIEGLAMGVPALALSQQGSPGGEYAFGASAAYAARLARRVLQEGLPPRVLLNVNFPHGEAAGVRVTRLGEHHWKDSLLTRQDPEGRDYHWVAGVSTAPDAADLDTDYGAVHAGFVSVTPVRLDLTARDLLGEVAGYVPEV, encoded by the coding sequence ATGACCGCCAAGCGCCCCGCCATCCTCGTCGTCAACGACGACGGCATCTTCTCGCCCGGCATCCGCGCCCTGGGCCTCGCGCTGGCCGAGGTGGCCGACGTGGTGGTCGTGGCCCCCGACGTCGAGCAGTCGGCGGTGGGCCACGGCATCACCATCCGGCGGCCCCTGCGCTTCAAGCACACGGCGGCCGCCGGCTTCGGGGACCTGCCCGCCTACCGGGTGGACGGCACCCCGGCCGACTGCGTGGTGCTGGGCGTGCACCTGCTGGGGCAGCCGGATTTGGTGGTCAGCGGCATCAACCTGGGCCTGAACCTGGGCGACGACCTGACGCACTCGGGCACGGTGGCCGCCGCCATCGAGGGCCTGGCGATGGGCGTGCCCGCCCTGGCCCTGAGCCAGCAGGGCAGCCCCGGCGGCGAGTACGCCTTCGGGGCGTCGGCGGCCTACGCGGCGCGGCTGGCCCGGCGGGTATTGCAGGAGGGCCTGCCCCCGCGCGTGCTGCTCAACGTCAACTTTCCGCATGGGGAGGCGGCGGGCGTGCGCGTGACCCGGCTGGGCGAGCACCACTGGAAAGACAGCCTCCTGACCCGCCAGGACCCCGAGGGCCGTGATTACCACTGGGTCGCCGGGGTCAGCACCGCGCCCGACGCCGCCGACCTGGACACCGATTACGGCGCCGTCCACGCAGGGTTCGTCAGCGTGACCCCGGTGCGGCTCGACCTCACCGCCCGCGACCTGCTGGGCGAGGTGGCCGGCTACGTGCCGGAGGTCTGA
- a CDS encoding alpha/beta hydrolase has protein sequence MNRTLATLPLLSGLMLLGACSTTSTPDPLATYTGQQLNWTSCDPTLVPYRQVIKAVGSRIECADVQVPLDWNKPDRGTMSFSMLRVKAGDAAARKGAIFFNPGGPGGDGLLFGAIYGYLWNQADTTTPAGKALKALADGYDLVGFSPRGTGQSSRYTCGSNELASPEQYPSEDRSQTNIDAMLRNARLVAQSCLKNPITPYINTDQTARDLNLARQLMGDAKLNYVGYSYGTWLGSWYARRFPESTGRLLLDGNTAFAGTFQDSFNLQPLGFERAFREVALAYAARHDDVFGLGKTAADVYAVYNAFPGALKFTLQQYSSSNIIQNLYSNQSIPNISLQLVAARGFAAVIKANPEVKDNASLAELVAKQTYSGVPKLNAAAQQEALTMVDTYLAIVNGLTGPVELSYGSAVFNAILNNDTAWEKDPQKWVEFGNQEAKSHPLIGGSYTETSAIYWPAPSASRPDVPANLPPILMLQNEYDPATPAEGALAALKAFPSAKMLFVDDEAQHTAFPYGTDCVDLQVAQYFLNGTMPAQKFNVCGALPLPGEEQVYPVGKTYAGTDNLSAQGLHRAALGATPETKAELQLLKDIIKRNGLKANSLR, from the coding sequence ATGAACCGGACCCTCGCGACCCTGCCCCTGCTGAGCGGCCTGATGCTGCTCGGCGCCTGCTCGACGACGTCCACGCCGGACCCGCTGGCGACATACACCGGCCAGCAGCTCAACTGGACGAGCTGCGACCCCACCCTCGTTCCCTACAGACAGGTCATCAAAGCGGTCGGCTCGCGCATCGAGTGCGCCGACGTACAGGTGCCCCTCGACTGGAACAAGCCCGACCGGGGCACCATGAGCTTTTCGATGCTGCGCGTGAAGGCCGGCGACGCGGCCGCGCGCAAGGGCGCCATCTTCTTCAACCCCGGCGGCCCCGGCGGCGACGGCCTGCTCTTCGGGGCCATCTACGGCTACCTGTGGAACCAGGCCGACACCACCACCCCGGCGGGCAAGGCCCTCAAGGCCCTGGCCGACGGCTACGACCTCGTGGGCTTCTCGCCGCGCGGCACGGGCCAGAGCTCGCGCTACACCTGCGGCTCCAACGAGCTGGCCTCTCCCGAGCAGTATCCCTCCGAGGACCGCAGCCAGACGAACATCGACGCGATGCTGCGCAACGCCCGTCTGGTCGCCCAGAGCTGCCTGAAAAACCCCATCACGCCATACATCAACACCGACCAGACCGCGCGCGACCTGAACCTCGCCCGCCAGCTCATGGGCGACGCGAAGCTCAACTACGTCGGCTACTCCTACGGCACCTGGCTGGGCTCGTGGTACGCCCGGCGCTTCCCCGAGTCCACCGGCCGCCTGCTGCTCGACGGCAACACGGCCTTCGCCGGCACGTTCCAGGACTCGTTCAACCTGCAACCGCTGGGCTTCGAGCGCGCCTTCCGCGAGGTCGCCCTGGCCTACGCCGCCCGGCACGACGACGTCTTCGGCCTGGGCAAGACGGCCGCCGACGTGTACGCGGTCTACAACGCCTTCCCCGGCGCGCTGAAGTTCACCCTCCAGCAGTACAGCAGCTCGAACATCATCCAGAACCTGTACTCCAACCAGAGCATTCCCAACATCTCGCTGCAACTGGTGGCCGCGCGCGGCTTCGCGGCCGTGATCAAGGCCAACCCCGAGGTCAAGGACAACGCCTCGCTGGCCGAACTCGTGGCCAAGCAGACCTACTCCGGGGTGCCCAAGCTGAACGCCGCCGCCCAGCAAGAAGCCCTGACGATGGTCGACACCTACCTGGCGATCGTCAACGGGCTGACCGGCCCGGTCGAGCTGAGCTACGGTAGCGCCGTGTTCAACGCCATCCTGAACAACGACACCGCCTGGGAGAAGGACCCCCAGAAGTGGGTCGAGTTCGGCAACCAGGAAGCCAAGTCGCACCCGCTGATCGGCGGGAGCTACACCGAAACCAGCGCGATCTACTGGCCGGCCCCCAGCGCGAGCCGCCCCGACGTGCCCGCCAACCTGCCGCCCATCCTGATGCTGCAAAACGAGTACGACCCCGCGACCCCGGCCGAGGGCGCCCTGGCGGCTCTGAAGGCCTTCCCCTCGGCCAAGATGCTGTTCGTGGACGACGAGGCGCAGCACACCGCCTTCCCTTACGGCACGGACTGCGTGGACCTTCAGGTCGCCCAGTACTTCCTGAACGGGACCATGCCGGCGCAGAAGTTCAACGTCTGCGGGGCGCTGCCGCTGCCCGGCGAGGAGCAGGTCTACCCCGTCGGCAAGACCTACGCGGGCACGGACAACCTGAGCGCACAGGGCCTGCACCGGGCGGCCCTGGGGGCCACGCCCGAGACGAAGGCGGAGCTTCAGCTCCTCAAGGACATCATCAAGCGCAACGGCCTCAAGGCCAACTCGCTGCGCTGA
- a CDS encoding MFS transporter, with amino-acid sequence MSQPAALSPSSAARGAERARLAVSAVFLINGALFATWAVNIPGVRDGLELSQAQIGAALLAFGLGSLTTMPFTGGWTARWGSDRVTAVAAVLTMLALALPFFMPSLLTLALSLALLGALNGCLDVAMNAQGVTVEQRLGRPIISRLHAYFSLGGVVGALLGTALLGRVPMLAHVLVVVALTTLTALLVGRALLPDATGHAAPTPEEQAGSPAATSSALGTATLLLGGLCALGMFAEGANYDWAALYFRDVLGTASTGWVNSGWGYAAFVAAMTLGRWFGDRLRARLGEELIVRGGSLLTAAGLGAVLLARDPLLASLGFAVSGLGLSNVVPVMYGVAGHALAGRGIARVATLGYAGFLLGPPVIGFAADHWGLRAALLLALIGAALVAALGAPTFDLLRRLRRA; translated from the coding sequence ATGAGTCAGCCTGCCGCCCTGTCCCCTTCTTCCGCCGCGCGCGGAGCCGAACGTGCCCGGCTGGCCGTGAGCGCCGTCTTCCTGATCAACGGCGCACTGTTCGCGACCTGGGCGGTGAATATTCCCGGTGTGCGCGACGGCCTGGAACTGTCGCAGGCGCAGATCGGCGCGGCGCTGCTGGCCTTCGGGCTGGGCAGCCTGACCACCATGCCCTTCACGGGCGGCTGGACGGCGCGCTGGGGCAGCGACCGGGTGACGGCCGTGGCGGCCGTGCTGACCATGCTGGCGCTCGCCCTGCCCTTCTTCATGCCGTCACTGCTCACGCTGGCCCTGTCGCTCGCGCTACTGGGCGCGCTGAACGGCTGCCTGGACGTGGCGATGAACGCGCAGGGCGTGACGGTTGAGCAGCGGCTGGGCCGCCCGATCATCAGCCGCCTGCACGCCTATTTCAGCCTGGGCGGCGTGGTGGGGGCGCTGCTGGGCACGGCGCTGCTGGGGCGCGTGCCGATGCTCGCGCACGTGCTGGTCGTGGTGGCCCTGACCACCCTGACAGCGCTGCTGGTCGGCCGGGCGCTGCTGCCCGACGCGACCGGCCACGCGGCCCCCACCCCCGAGGAACAGGCCGGCAGCCCGGCGGCCACGTCTTCCGCACTGGGCACGGCCACGCTGCTGCTGGGCGGGCTGTGCGCGCTGGGGATGTTCGCGGAAGGGGCCAACTACGACTGGGCCGCGCTGTACTTCCGCGACGTGCTGGGCACGGCGAGTACCGGCTGGGTCAACAGCGGCTGGGGCTACGCGGCCTTCGTGGCGGCCATGACGCTGGGGCGCTGGTTCGGGGACCGCCTGCGCGCCCGGCTGGGCGAAGAACTCATCGTGCGCGGCGGCTCGCTCCTGACCGCCGCCGGCCTGGGCGCCGTGCTGCTTGCGCGCGACCCGCTGCTGGCGTCGCTGGGCTTCGCCGTCTCGGGCCTGGGCCTGAGCAACGTGGTGCCGGTGATGTACGGGGTCGCCGGCCACGCGCTGGCCGGGCGCGGCATCGCACGGGTCGCCACGCTGGGCTACGCCGGCTTTCTGCTGGGACCGCCCGTCATCGGCTTCGCGGCCGACCACTGGGGCCTGCGCGCCGCGCTGCTGCTGGCCCTGATCGGCGCGGCCCTGGTCGCCGCGCTGGGAGCCCCGACCTTCGATCTGCTGCGGCGCCTGCGCCGGGCCTAG
- the truA gene encoding tRNA pseudouridine(38-40) synthase TruA, which yields MPDADLVPVPAGSGPRLYAPPEGFTRLRLSAEWDGRDYAGWQAQLNAPSVQDTLHSALLVLGGQGAARPVAAGRTDAGVHAEAMPLHWDVPQDWRLPPARLARALNARLPASISVREAGVAAPGFHARFSCTARRYVYRLWTGPQRSALWHGRALHVPEPLDAEAMNRAATALLGRHDFAAFATREDRQTVRDLHVLTVVPGPGGLWDIHVEAESFLRHMVRGLVGTLLLVGQGRLPETEVAAILEGRVRAAAGANAAPSGLYFAGASYPPELLGPDA from the coding sequence GTGCCCGACGCCGACCTCGTTCCCGTTCCGGCCGGGTCAGGCCCGCGCCTGTACGCTCCGCCGGAGGGCTTCACACGCCTGCGCCTGAGCGCCGAGTGGGACGGCCGTGACTACGCCGGCTGGCAGGCCCAGCTCAACGCCCCGAGCGTGCAGGACACCCTGCACTCGGCGCTGCTGGTCCTGGGCGGTCAGGGGGCCGCGCGGCCCGTCGCCGCCGGACGCACCGACGCGGGCGTCCATGCCGAGGCGATGCCGCTGCACTGGGACGTGCCGCAGGACTGGCGGCTGCCCCCCGCTCGCCTGGCCCGCGCCCTGAATGCCCGCCTGCCCGCCAGCATCTCGGTGCGGGAGGCGGGCGTGGCCGCTCCCGGCTTCCACGCGCGCTTTTCCTGCACGGCGCGGCGCTACGTGTACCGCCTGTGGACCGGGCCGCAGCGCAGCGCCCTGTGGCATGGCCGCGCGCTGCACGTGCCGGAGCCGCTGGACGCCGAGGCCATGAACCGCGCCGCCACCGCGCTGCTGGGCCGCCACGACTTCGCCGCCTTCGCCACCCGCGAGGACCGCCAGACCGTGCGGGACCTGCACGTCCTGACGGTCGTCCCCGGTCCGGGCGGACTCTGGGACATCCATGTGGAGGCCGAGAGCTTCCTGCGCCACATGGTGCGCGGTCTGGTGGGCACCCTGCTGCTGGTGGGCCAGGGCCGCCTGCCGGAGACCGAGGTGGCGGCCATCCTGGAAGGCCGCGTGCGGGCCGCCGCCGGGGCCAACGCCGCGCCCTCCGGCCTGTATTTCGCCGGGGCCAGCTATCCGCCCGAACTGCTGGGGCCGGATGCCTGA